The Candidatus Protochlamydia phocaeensis genome contains a region encoding:
- a CDS encoding thiamine pyrophosphate-requiring protein has protein sequence MLKNTVSDFIIRRLSEWGIKRIFGYPGNGISGMVEALNRSQDAIQFIQARHEEMAAFMACAHAKFTGEVGICLATSGPGAIHLLNGLYDAKLDHQPVVAIIGQQARSSLGNDCQQEVDLLSLFKDVASAYIQIAVDESQIRHLIDRAVRIAQVERTVTCVIIPQDIQSLKLKELSFNQSTAPPGIGHVYPLIIPTDFDLKRAAEVLNAGKRVAILIGAGALHATDEIIQAADLLGAGVAKALLGKAALPDHLPFVTGSIGIIGTKPSQILMETCDTLFIVGSSFPYPAFLPKEGQARGVQIDIDGRMLSLRYPMEVNLIGDSKETLRLLIPHLIKKTDRAWRAYIEQEIIAWNKDCHDRARLPAKPLNPQLVFQELSARLPEECILTADAGSAAAWLARDVKVRRGMLVSLSGNLASMGSAVPYAIAAKFAFPKRIVIALVGDGAMQMNGNEELITIKKYWQEWLDPRLIILVLNNRDLNFETWEQRLGDGNPIYENSQSIPDFPYARYAESLGLKGLRVDSPNKIGDAFDIALQADCPILIEAVTDPDIPPFAPHIALMEKGYAFPPSLIPKHSGTEELLPYIAKIKAIQPESET, from the coding sequence ATGCTTAAAAATACGGTGAGCGATTTTATCATTCGACGCCTGTCTGAATGGGGAATTAAACGCATTTTTGGCTATCCGGGCAATGGAATTAGCGGGATGGTAGAAGCGCTTAACCGGTCCCAGGATGCGATTCAATTTATTCAAGCCCGCCACGAGGAAATGGCAGCTTTTATGGCTTGCGCGCATGCGAAATTTACAGGAGAAGTCGGCATTTGCCTGGCGACATCAGGGCCAGGCGCTATTCATTTGCTCAATGGCCTCTATGACGCGAAATTGGATCATCAACCTGTCGTGGCCATTATTGGCCAACAAGCTCGCTCTTCTTTGGGAAACGATTGCCAGCAAGAAGTAGATCTTCTTTCCTTATTTAAAGATGTGGCAAGTGCCTACATACAAATAGCGGTTGATGAATCGCAAATCAGGCATCTTATTGACCGAGCTGTTCGCATTGCCCAAGTCGAAAGAACGGTCACCTGTGTGATTATTCCTCAAGATATTCAATCGCTTAAGCTTAAAGAGCTTTCTTTTAATCAATCAACCGCTCCTCCGGGAATTGGCCACGTTTATCCCCTTATCATTCCGACAGATTTTGATCTTAAAAGGGCCGCGGAAGTGCTGAATGCCGGTAAAAGAGTTGCTATTCTTATCGGCGCAGGAGCACTTCATGCCACAGACGAAATCATCCAAGCAGCAGATCTATTAGGAGCCGGGGTAGCCAAGGCCCTTCTCGGAAAGGCGGCCTTGCCTGACCACCTTCCCTTTGTGACAGGATCGATTGGAATAATCGGCACGAAACCTTCGCAAATTTTAATGGAAACTTGCGATACTTTATTCATCGTCGGCAGCAGCTTTCCTTATCCCGCGTTCCTTCCCAAAGAAGGCCAGGCAAGAGGCGTGCAAATTGATATAGACGGACGCATGCTGAGCCTTCGCTACCCCATGGAAGTGAATTTGATAGGAGATAGCAAAGAAACATTGCGCCTTCTTATCCCCCATTTGATAAAAAAAACAGATAGGGCTTGGCGCGCGTACATTGAGCAAGAGATCATTGCGTGGAATAAAGATTGCCATGACAGGGCAAGACTTCCTGCCAAGCCTTTAAATCCTCAGCTTGTCTTTCAGGAGCTTTCCGCCCGCCTTCCGGAAGAGTGCATCTTAACAGCTGATGCAGGATCGGCAGCTGCCTGGCTGGCTCGCGATGTTAAGGTTCGTCGCGGCATGTTGGTTTCTCTTTCCGGCAATCTAGCCTCTATGGGATCTGCTGTTCCTTATGCCATTGCCGCAAAATTTGCCTTTCCTAAAAGAATAGTGATTGCACTGGTCGGAGATGGGGCGATGCAGATGAATGGCAATGAAGAACTGATTACAATCAAAAAGTACTGGCAAGAATGGCTTGATCCTCGGTTAATCATCCTCGTGTTAAATAACCGCGACCTCAATTTTGAAACATGGGAACAAAGATTGGGAGACGGGAATCCTATTTATGAGAATTCCCAATCCATTCCGGATTTTCCTTACGCTCGCTATGCCGAATCCTTAGGTCTTAAAGGCCTAAGGGTGGACTCCCCCAATAAAATTGGAGACGCTTTTGATATTGCTCTGCAAGCTGATTGTCCTATTTTAATAGAGGCAGTCACCGATCCAGATATTCCCCCTTTTGCCCCTCATATTGCATTAATGGAAAAGGGGTATGCCTTTCCTCCTTCACTGATTCCTAAACATTCAGGAACGGAAGAACTTCTTCCCTATATAGCTAAAATCAAAGCCATTCAACCAGAGTCAGAAACCTAA
- a CDS encoding NAD(P)H-quinone oxidoreductase, translating into MISPLPSTMAAIEVIHPGDPSVLKKCTRPTPQPGPDEVLIEVKAAGVNRPDIMQRKGLYPPPPGASDIPGLEAAGIIAKVGANVKQWKGGEKVCALLTGGGYAAYCTTPAVQCLPIPTGLNFIEAASLPETFFTVWSNVFVRAHLASGESLLVQGGSSGIGVAAIQMAYAWGCRVFATAGSTEKCRICESLGAEKAINYRETDFAQAIKDLTQGQGVDVILDMVGGDYVPKELSILAEEGRLVLISTLKGSETSLNLREIMMRRLTLTGSTLRNRSPAFKGAIAADLRKNIWPLIETGKIKPVIYRTFAFEEAAEAHRLMESGSHSGKIILTL; encoded by the coding sequence ATGATTTCTCCCCTTCCCTCTACGATGGCTGCCATAGAAGTGATCCATCCCGGCGATCCTTCCGTCTTAAAAAAATGCACCCGCCCTACTCCTCAACCAGGCCCAGACGAGGTATTGATCGAAGTCAAGGCTGCCGGAGTCAACCGGCCAGACATCATGCAGCGCAAAGGCCTCTATCCGCCTCCACCTGGGGCCTCCGATATTCCAGGTCTTGAAGCCGCTGGAATCATCGCCAAAGTGGGAGCAAACGTCAAGCAATGGAAAGGGGGAGAAAAAGTCTGCGCCCTTTTGACTGGAGGAGGATATGCCGCTTATTGCACAACGCCGGCAGTCCAATGCCTGCCTATTCCTACTGGATTAAACTTCATCGAGGCGGCTTCCTTGCCTGAGACGTTTTTTACCGTCTGGAGCAATGTCTTTGTACGCGCCCACCTAGCTTCTGGGGAAAGCCTGCTTGTTCAAGGAGGTTCTAGCGGAATAGGCGTAGCCGCCATTCAAATGGCCTATGCTTGGGGATGCCGTGTTTTTGCTACAGCAGGCAGCACAGAAAAATGCAGGATCTGCGAAAGCTTAGGAGCAGAAAAGGCAATCAATTACCGGGAAACTGATTTTGCGCAAGCAATCAAAGACCTGACGCAAGGCCAGGGCGTTGATGTCATCTTGGATATGGTAGGCGGCGATTATGTACCGAAAGAGCTATCGATTCTAGCTGAAGAGGGACGCCTCGTCCTGATTAGTACCTTGAAGGGATCGGAAACAAGCCTCAATTTGCGTGAAATCATGATGCGCCGTCTAACCCTAACAGGCTCGACTTTGCGCAACCGTTCGCCCGCCTTCAAAGGAGCCATTGCAGCAGATCTAAGAAAAAATATCTGGCCCTTGATCGAAACGGGCAAAATCAAGCCCGTGATTTATCGTACATTCGCATTTGAAGAAGCCGCCGAGGCCCATCGCTTAATGGAGTCCGGTTCCCATAGTGGGAAAATCATCTTGACCCTTTGA
- the abc-f gene encoding ribosomal protection-like ABC-F family protein: MSSFQLIKFDSVSKNFGPRQVLTDLTFTISQGQRLAIVGENGCGKTTLARLAAGLDQPDQGHVGVSGCTIGYLPQDSFPEQLNALSLEEALLQAQGGLHNLSKQLHALEEAMAQLSEGPALAAAMGEWDHLYNLFMERNGYAAEERARTCLSALGLNRLPMTRSLADLSGGEKRRVLLATLLLESPSLLILDEPTNHLDKQALNWLEVFLQSFKGAVLLISHDRYFLNQVANGILELSPIPPHLNYYSGNYHDYTVAKQRELAKRLEAYQQQQEDRQTLIRFLKEQTFSSKKATPSKDGNKMCYDHRGEKHINSKRKAISQAKALLEKIEEEKLEHPLPKHYVGIKFHPKPLESPVVLRLEDIQLSRGDKRLISQFSATALLGDRIILATPNGSGKSSLLHLLANRQQPESGQIQYAPSAIMGWLDQEVSIENQSLTLQDYLQQRFSLPEHELRSYLHRLALIEDRLIKQKIEHLSLGQKRRLQLLELMLSGANVLILDEPTNHLAPRILDELETALLNFPGTIIAATHDRQFAQRIGKTYWEWKE, translated from the coding sequence ATGTCTTCTTTTCAACTCATCAAATTTGACTCCGTCTCAAAAAATTTTGGCCCCCGCCAAGTCTTAACAGATTTAACTTTTACCATCAGCCAAGGTCAGCGTTTGGCCATTGTCGGCGAAAATGGCTGTGGAAAGACGACCCTTGCCCGTTTGGCAGCAGGCCTAGATCAACCCGACCAAGGACATGTAGGCGTCTCTGGCTGTACAATCGGCTATTTGCCTCAAGATTCCTTCCCAGAGCAATTGAATGCGCTTTCGCTAGAAGAGGCATTATTGCAAGCGCAAGGCGGATTGCATAATCTATCTAAACAGCTGCACGCGCTGGAAGAAGCCATGGCGCAACTTTCGGAAGGCCCTGCTTTGGCAGCTGCTATGGGGGAATGGGATCACCTATATAACCTATTTATGGAACGCAACGGCTATGCGGCAGAAGAACGGGCGCGTACCTGCCTTTCCGCCCTTGGGCTAAATCGCTTGCCGATGACTCGTTCATTGGCGGATTTAAGCGGGGGCGAAAAACGGCGTGTCCTGTTAGCCACCCTCCTTCTAGAATCGCCTTCGCTTTTAATTTTGGACGAGCCGACTAACCATCTTGATAAGCAAGCATTAAATTGGCTTGAGGTTTTTTTACAATCTTTTAAAGGCGCTGTTCTCCTCATCAGCCATGACCGCTATTTTTTGAACCAAGTGGCCAACGGCATCCTCGAGCTTTCACCCATTCCTCCTCATTTGAACTATTATTCAGGAAATTATCATGATTATACGGTTGCCAAACAACGGGAACTGGCCAAGCGTTTGGAGGCTTACCAGCAACAGCAAGAAGACAGGCAAACCCTTATCCGTTTTTTAAAAGAGCAAACATTCTCTTCCAAAAAAGCTACACCTTCAAAGGACGGCAACAAAATGTGCTATGATCATCGCGGAGAAAAGCACATCAACAGCAAGCGCAAGGCAATTAGCCAAGCAAAGGCCCTTCTCGAAAAGATAGAAGAGGAAAAACTTGAGCATCCGCTCCCTAAACACTATGTCGGTATTAAGTTCCATCCCAAGCCGCTCGAAAGCCCGGTCGTCCTTCGATTGGAAGACATCCAACTATCCAGAGGAGACAAGCGCTTGATCAGCCAATTTTCTGCGACTGCCCTTCTTGGCGACCGCATTATTTTGGCTACGCCGAACGGCAGCGGAAAAAGTTCGCTACTGCACCTACTAGCTAATCGCCAACAGCCAGAAAGCGGACAGATCCAATATGCCCCCTCAGCCATCATGGGATGGTTGGATCAAGAGGTTTCAATAGAGAACCAATCGCTTACTTTGCAGGACTATTTGCAACAACGCTTTTCCTTGCCTGAACATGAATTGAGAAGTTATTTGCATCGTTTGGCTTTGATCGAAGACCGCCTCATTAAGCAAAAGATTGAACATCTAAGCCTAGGCCAAAAGCGACGGCTTCAATTGCTGGAGTTGATGCTAAGCGGGGCAAACGTTCTTATCTTAGATGAGCCGACCAATCACCTTGCTCCGCGCATACTCGATGAATTGGAAACCGCTTTACTTAACTTTCCAGGAACGATTATTGCTGCAACGCACGATCGCCAGTTTGCCCAACGGATCGGCAAAACATACTGGGAATGGAAGGAATGA
- a CDS encoding protein kinase domain-containing protein has protein sequence MKTKQSGEFSFNSDSLYYQSVNSPQNIILKSVDGTIQKIQSLQIDPQQTLYSKTLGLLSLSCFIPERTHVMVRIKASDHPLYIKISDLSQAIGISEKAIRQASEQARGDVSDLVQAEQELAETMNLETLNRVKGFVNQIGNFNYLKPLAKVLSETQDFDYTQSLATVISRLKLKNLKVLVKQVKDKQISGNEKMQETIKAIGKQLAQQQDLSNSQAFRFESANDQHYPFTLYDGGIYISREPLAKGGNKDINEAIQLNNLEEYVEARSKPSSIASAGANVRNLRKLHSLGIPHIVPNYKFSHISEDSYEPSHYAVQQRMDGDGEKLKKVATPKQYCQVMRDVAIGLKEIHKQHFIHGDIKPANILFKQQTDGQMKGYIHDFDTLFNTLIDDKKEFIGGTLTFLPPEHLDENGDLKINEQMINDKFDSFSLGITILAFVDPKFNAPVNNFASKKLKQDQMDGYLDSVSSKISKSSLSEDEKTLTLGMLEITKGLLKIDPDNRLSCADAAVGLDKLIT, from the coding sequence ATGAAAACAAAACAATCCGGTGAGTTTAGTTTTAATTCGGATAGTTTATACTATCAATCTGTTAACAGTCCCCAAAATATAATATTAAAAAGTGTAGATGGGACGATTCAAAAAATTCAATCTTTACAAATTGATCCTCAACAAACGTTATATAGCAAAACATTGGGTTTATTATCGCTTAGCTGCTTTATTCCTGAAAGAACCCATGTTATGGTTCGGATAAAGGCAAGTGATCATCCTTTATATATTAAAATCTCGGATTTAAGTCAGGCGATAGGAATTAGCGAAAAGGCTATCAGGCAGGCTAGCGAACAGGCCAGAGGAGATGTGTCTGATCTTGTTCAAGCAGAGCAAGAGCTGGCTGAAACAATGAATTTAGAGACACTCAATAGAGTGAAGGGATTCGTTAATCAAATTGGTAACTTTAATTACCTCAAGCCTTTAGCAAAGGTCTTATCGGAGACCCAAGATTTTGACTATACCCAATCTTTGGCAACCGTGATATCGAGGCTAAAATTAAAAAATTTAAAGGTACTTGTTAAGCAAGTAAAAGATAAGCAGATTTCTGGAAACGAAAAAATGCAAGAGACAATAAAAGCAATCGGTAAGCAATTGGCACAGCAACAGGATTTAAGCAATTCTCAAGCCTTTCGCTTTGAATCGGCTAATGATCAACATTATCCTTTTACGCTATATGATGGAGGGATCTATATTTCGAGAGAACCCCTTGCCAAGGGGGGAAATAAGGACATTAACGAAGCTATTCAATTGAATAATTTAGAAGAATATGTAGAGGCCCGATCGAAGCCGTCCTCTATCGCATCGGCTGGGGCAAATGTCCGAAATTTACGAAAATTACATAGTCTTGGAATTCCTCATATTGTCCCAAATTATAAATTTAGTCACATTAGCGAAGACTCATACGAACCAAGTCATTATGCTGTGCAACAAAGAATGGATGGAGATGGAGAGAAATTAAAGAAAGTTGCCACACCTAAGCAGTATTGCCAAGTCATGAGAGACGTGGCGATTGGATTAAAAGAAATTCATAAACAGCACTTTATACATGGTGATATTAAACCTGCCAATATTTTATTTAAGCAGCAAACAGATGGGCAAATGAAAGGGTATATCCATGACTTTGATACCTTGTTTAATACTTTGATAGATGACAAAAAAGAATTTATTGGAGGAACCCTTACCTTTTTGCCTCCAGAACATTTAGATGAGAATGGAGATCTAAAAATTAACGAGCAAATGATCAATGATAAATTTGATAGTTTCTCTTTAGGGATAACAATTTTAGCGTTTGTAGATCCGAAATTCAATGCCCCTGTCAATAACTTTGCTTCTAAAAAGCTTAAACAAGATCAAATGGACGGCTATCTTGATAGCGTGTCTAGCAAAATTTCGAAGAGCTCCCTTTCAGAAGATGAAAAGACATTAACGCTTGGAATGTTAGAAATAACGAAAGGCCTTTTGAAAATTGATCCAGATAATAGGCTTTCTTGTGCAGACGCAGCAGTAGGCTTAGACAAGTTAATAACCTGA